A window from Amblyomma americanum isolate KBUSLIRL-KWMA chromosome 7, ASM5285725v1, whole genome shotgun sequence encodes these proteins:
- the LOC144097501 gene encoding zinc finger protein 711-like, producing MECGAAVCLLSASFQLPAELGRQEGTAQVPSGTRRHASEPRKRLWAIWPAGPNAVHFCCDCELQFRRLSKLIAHVVYKHDFDEDERTNSMPCPICTRRCRSQSTMAAHLGTHLGERVCKKCRAQFASAGAAAAHKYFHRHAGNFKCEWCVKRFARMSDLKQHSRMQHGRLARGVPNVPKPPPCLSSE from the exons ATGGAATGTGGCGCTGCCGTGTGCCTCCTCTCGGCCAGCTTCCAGTTGCCGGCCGAACTTGGACGGCAGGAGGGCACGGCACAGGTTCCGTCCGGAACG CGGCGGCATGCCTCGGAGCCTCGAAAGCGGCTGTGGGCCATCTGGCCGGCAGGGCCGAATGCAGTCCACTTCTGCTGCGACTGTGAGCTCCAGTTCCGGCGTCTGAGCAAGCTCATCGCGCACGTCGTCTACAAGCACGACTTCGACGAAGACGAGAGGACAAACAGCATGCCCTGTCCCATCTGCACACGCCGGTGCAGGTCACAGTCCACCATGGCCGCGCACCTGGGCACACACCTCGGGGAGCGCGTGTGCAAGAAGTGCAGGGCGCAGTTTGCCAGTGCCGGGGCTGCAGCTGCGCACAAGTACTTCCACCGCCACGCGGGGAACTTCAAGTGTGAATGGTGCGTGAAGCGGTTCGCACGGATGAGCGACCTGAAACAGCACAGCCGGATGCAGCACGGCCGATTGGCGCGCGGCGTGCCCAACGTGCCGAAGCCACCGCCTTGTCTTTCCAGCGAGTAG